The Paenibacillus sp. RC334 nucleotide sequence ATTGGTATCAATATCATACATTTTCGCAATAAACGATGCCGAAAAGGCTTGAATCAAGCATTGACATTCACCCATTACAACCCATCTAAGTCCTTTTCGACAAATTTCGAGGTGTGAAGGAACCGGGGTTTTTATGTGAGATTCACATTCGCACTTTATAAAATGAGGTATTTGTTGTCTATCCAGTTGAATCCAACATACATTTAAATACGGAGTTCCGCAAACTTTTCCGCCTTCTCTTTCCACTGTACAAGACAAGCTAAACGATCGAAGACCGTTCATCCAGAAATTCGGATGGGGAGCAGCCTGTCAGCCGTTTGAATATCCGATGAAAATAGGAAACATCACTATACCCCACATACTCTGAAATTTCACGAATCGTCAGTCGGGACTCGGTCAGCATGTAGATGGCGGTTTTAATACGTTGCGTATGTACATGCTCGCTGATCGTTTGGCGTGTTACCTCGCGCAGCAGTGTGGCTGCGTAGTTGGGCGTTTTACGGATCGCGTCGCCAAGCTCCTCCTTCGTCACCTTTTCCCGATAATGATTCTGAATATACTGCTTCATATGCTCTACATGCTTCTCTTTATCGCAAGAAACGGCACCCTTGTCCCACTCCTGATTGATATAAATCATCGCTTCGGTCAGCAAGCAGTCAGCCATCATTGCATAGTAGCTCGGACGCTCCGTCCATTGGTAGTACACCGACTTGATCCGTTCATGCAGCATAT carries:
- a CDS encoding helix-turn-helix domain-containing protein, with product MLHERIKSVYYQWTERPSYYAMMADCLLTEAMIYINQEWDKGAVSCDKEKHVEHMKQYIQNHYREKVTKEELGDAIRKTPNYAATLLREVTRQTISEHVHTQRIKTAIYMLTESRLTIREISEYVGYSDVSYFHRIFKRLTGCSPSEFLDERSSIV